Proteins encoded within one genomic window of Micromonospora halotolerans:
- a CDS encoding RsmB/NOP family class I SAM-dependent RNA methyltransferase translates to MTGPSESAGAPRGGRSDDAGRFTGGERSRDRGRPEHGERPGRRGDGPPREGRFGADRRGGARRPVRPAVDLPRQVAFEAIAAVHRDDAYANLVLPAMLREEGLTGRDAAFATELTYGTLRHTGTLDAIITDAAGRDVQRIDPPVRDALRLGTYQLLHTRVPAHAAVSSTVDLVRTVGPGATGFANAVLREVASRDVDGWVAKLAPSEETDPIGHLALAYSHPQWIVRAFAEALGGDLRETARLLIEDNERPPVHLCARPGLADPVALADEVGGAPGAFSPYAVYLSGGAPGELAAVTEGRAHVQDEGSQLVANALAVAPLDGPDGRWLDLCAGPGGKAGLLGALAAERGARLTAVEVAEHRARLVAQATRGLPVAVVHTDGRTVGADPKLPEGHFDRVLVDAPCTGLGSLRRRPESRWRRQPSDLPPLTRLQRELLTAALRAVRPGGLVAYVTCSPHTVETHVTVTEASRRCGFPVDFVDARPLLPAGMPGLGDGPTVQLWPQRHGTDAMFLAVLRRG, encoded by the coding sequence GTGACCGGGCCGTCCGAGTCCGCCGGCGCTCCCCGCGGTGGCCGCTCCGACGACGCCGGGCGGTTCACCGGCGGTGAGCGGTCCCGGGACCGTGGCCGCCCGGAGCATGGCGAGCGTCCGGGCCGCCGGGGCGACGGCCCGCCACGCGAGGGGCGCTTCGGCGCCGACCGGCGCGGTGGCGCCCGGCGTCCGGTCCGGCCGGCCGTCGACCTGCCCCGGCAGGTCGCGTTCGAGGCGATCGCGGCGGTGCACCGGGACGACGCGTACGCCAACCTGGTGCTGCCGGCCATGCTCCGCGAGGAGGGGCTCACCGGCCGGGACGCGGCCTTCGCCACCGAGCTGACCTACGGCACGCTCCGCCACACCGGCACCCTGGACGCGATCATCACCGACGCGGCCGGCCGGGACGTGCAGCGGATCGACCCGCCGGTGCGGGACGCGCTGCGGCTCGGGACGTACCAGCTCCTGCACACGCGGGTGCCGGCGCACGCGGCCGTGTCGTCCACCGTGGACCTGGTGCGGACCGTGGGGCCCGGGGCCACCGGCTTCGCCAACGCGGTGCTCCGCGAGGTGGCGAGCCGCGACGTCGACGGCTGGGTGGCGAAGCTCGCCCCGTCCGAGGAGACCGACCCGATCGGCCACCTCGCGCTGGCGTACAGCCATCCGCAGTGGATCGTGCGGGCCTTCGCCGAGGCGCTCGGCGGCGACCTGCGCGAGACGGCCCGCCTGCTCATCGAGGACAACGAGCGCCCGCCGGTGCACCTGTGCGCCCGGCCCGGGTTGGCCGACCCGGTGGCGCTGGCCGACGAGGTCGGCGGGGCGCCCGGCGCCTTCTCGCCGTATGCCGTCTACCTCTCCGGCGGCGCGCCGGGTGAGCTGGCGGCGGTCACCGAGGGGCGCGCGCACGTCCAGGACGAGGGCTCCCAGCTGGTGGCGAACGCCCTCGCGGTGGCGCCGCTGGACGGCCCGGACGGCCGCTGGCTCGACCTGTGTGCCGGCCCCGGCGGCAAGGCCGGCCTGCTCGGCGCCCTGGCCGCGGAGCGTGGCGCACGGCTCACCGCGGTCGAGGTGGCCGAGCACCGGGCCCGGCTGGTCGCCCAGGCCACCCGGGGCCTGCCGGTGGCCGTGGTGCACACCGACGGGCGCACGGTCGGTGCCGATCCGAAGCTGCCGGAGGGGCACTTCGACCGGGTGCTGGTGGACGCCCCCTGCACCGGCCTCGGCTCGCTGCGCCGCCGGCCGGAGTCGCGCTGGCGCCGCCAGCCGTCGGACCTGCCGCCGCTGACCCGGTTGCAGCGGGAGCTGCTCACCGCCGCGCTGCGCGCGGTCCGGCCCGGTGGCCTGGTCGCGTACGTGACCTGCTCGCCGCACACCGTGGAGACGCACGTGACGGTGACCGAGGCATCCCGCCGGTGCGGCTTCCCGGTCGACTTCGTCGACGCCCGCCCGCTGCTGCCCGCCGGCATGCCGGGGCTGGGCGACGGCCCCACGGTCCAGTTGTGGCCGCAGCGGCACGGCACGGACGCGATGTTCCTGGCGGTGCTGCGCCGGGGCTGA
- the def gene encoding peptide deformylase, with protein sequence MTVQPIRLFGDPVLRTPADPVVDFDAELRKLIADLTDTMREQSGAGLAAPQLGVGLRVFTFDVDDVLGHLVNPVLEFPDEEEQDGPEGCLSIPGLYFDTKRRQNVIAKGFNGYGDPLQIVGTGLMARCVQHETDHLDGVLFVDRLDPAGRKEAMKAIRQAEWYDEAAPPTVKLSPHAAGNPFGLGR encoded by the coding sequence GTGACCGTCCAGCCCATCCGTCTGTTCGGCGATCCGGTGCTGCGCACGCCGGCCGACCCGGTTGTCGACTTCGACGCGGAGCTGCGCAAGCTCATCGCCGACCTGACCGACACGATGCGCGAGCAGAGCGGCGCCGGCCTGGCCGCACCGCAGCTCGGGGTGGGCCTGCGGGTGTTCACCTTCGACGTCGACGACGTCCTGGGGCACCTGGTCAACCCGGTGCTGGAGTTTCCCGACGAGGAGGAGCAGGACGGCCCGGAGGGCTGCCTGTCCATCCCGGGGCTCTACTTCGACACCAAGCGCCGGCAGAACGTCATCGCCAAGGGCTTCAACGGCTACGGCGACCCGCTGCAGATCGTCGGCACCGGCCTCATGGCCCGCTGCGTGCAGCACGAGACCGACCACCTCGACGGGGTGCTCTTCGTCGACCGGCTCGACCCGGCGGGTCGCAAGGAGGCCATGAAGGCGATCCGCCAGGCCGAGTGGTACGACGAGGCCGCCCCGCCGACCGTCAAGCTCAGCCCGCACGCCGCCGGCAACCCGTTCGGCCTGGGGCGGTGA
- a CDS encoding M28 family peptidase — MRRRTPTAGLALALFAAVTATLAAPAPAGATPISAAPALAAAAPDISVTNVQAHLTQLNSIASSNGGNRRAGSAGYTASVAYVKGKLQAAGYTVSEQVCTTCTYRSNNLIAEWPQGPADQVVMFGAHLDSVSAGPGINDNGSGSATLLENALVLASQNPSMTKRVRFAWWTDEEQGLNGSEFYVNSLTATQKSAIKGYYNFDMVGSTNGGYFINRLTSTTAAPLKAYWDSLNLQPEENVEGQGRSDDYSFQQAGIPTSGYAAGASARKTSAQASKWGGTANSAYDSCYHRSCDTTANVSATVLNRSADGVAYAIWQLAVGGGTPTNDFSVAVSPTSGSVARGGSTTATVGTATTSGSAQTVSLSATGAPSGVTVSFSPSSVTSGGSATMTVSASATATTGTFTITVTGTGSVTRTTGWTLRVTGTGGCAGGQLIGNSSFESGSTPWTASSGVITNSSSQAARTGSYKAWLDGYGSTHTDTLSQSVSIPAGCASYTLSFWLHIDTAETTTSTAYDKLTVQVGTATLATYSNLNAASGYAQRSFNLAAYAGQAVTLKWTGVEDSSLQTSFVVDDVTLQVG, encoded by the coding sequence ATGAGACGCAGAACGCCGACCGCGGGCCTCGCGCTCGCCCTCTTCGCCGCCGTGACGGCGACCCTGGCCGCCCCCGCACCGGCCGGCGCCACCCCGATCAGCGCCGCCCCCGCGCTCGCCGCCGCCGCGCCGGACATCTCGGTGACCAACGTCCAGGCCCACCTCACCCAGCTCAACAGCATCGCGAGCAGCAACGGGGGCAACCGGCGGGCCGGCTCGGCCGGCTACACCGCCTCGGTCGCCTACGTGAAGGGCAAGCTCCAGGCCGCCGGCTACACGGTCTCCGAGCAGGTCTGCACCACCTGCACCTACCGGTCGAACAACCTGATCGCCGAGTGGCCGCAGGGCCCCGCCGACCAGGTGGTCATGTTCGGCGCCCACCTGGACAGCGTCTCCGCCGGCCCGGGCATCAACGACAACGGCTCCGGCTCGGCCACCCTCCTGGAGAACGCGCTGGTCCTGGCGAGCCAGAACCCGAGCATGACGAAGCGCGTGCGGTTCGCCTGGTGGACCGACGAGGAGCAGGGCCTCAACGGCTCGGAGTTCTACGTCAACTCGCTCACCGCCACCCAGAAGAGCGCCATCAAGGGCTACTACAACTTCGACATGGTCGGCTCGACCAACGGCGGCTACTTCATCAACCGGCTCACCTCCACGACGGCGGCGCCGCTGAAGGCGTACTGGGACTCGCTGAACCTCCAGCCGGAGGAGAACGTCGAGGGCCAGGGCCGCTCCGACGACTACTCCTTCCAGCAGGCCGGCATCCCGACCTCCGGGTACGCCGCCGGCGCCAGCGCCCGCAAGACCAGCGCCCAGGCGAGCAAGTGGGGCGGCACGGCCAACTCGGCGTACGACTCCTGCTACCACCGCTCCTGCGACACCACGGCCAACGTCAGCGCCACGGTGCTCAACCGCAGCGCCGACGGTGTGGCGTACGCGATCTGGCAGCTCGCGGTCGGCGGCGGCACCCCGACCAACGACTTCTCCGTCGCGGTGAGCCCCACCTCCGGCAGCGTCGCCCGGGGCGGTTCCACCACCGCGACGGTCGGCACCGCCACCACCAGCGGCAGCGCTCAGACGGTGAGCCTGTCGGCCACGGGCGCCCCCAGCGGGGTGACGGTGAGCTTCAGCCCGTCCTCGGTCACCTCGGGGGGCTCGGCCACCATGACGGTCAGCGCCTCCGCGACGGCGACCACCGGCACCTTCACCATCACGGTCACCGGCACCGGCTCGGTCACCCGCACCACCGGCTGGACCCTCAGGGTGACCGGCACCGGCGGCTGCGCCGGCGGGCAGCTCATCGGCAACAGCAGCTTCGAGTCGGGCAGCACGCCGTGGACGGCCAGCTCGGGCGTCATCACGAACTCGTCGAGCCAGGCGGCCCGGACCGGCTCCTACAAGGCGTGGCTGGACGGCTACGGCAGCACCCACACCGACACGCTGTCGCAGTCGGTGAGCATCCCGGCCGGGTGCGCCAGCTACACGCTGTCCTTCTGGCTGCACATCGACACCGCGGAGACCACCACGAGCACCGCGTACGACAAGCTGACCGTGCAGGTCGGCACGGCCACGCTGGCCACGTACTCGAACCTCAACGCGGCCAGCGGCTACGCCCAGCGCAGCTTCAACCTGGCGGCGTACGCCGGGCAGGCCGTCACGCTGAAGTGGACCGGGGTGGAGGACTCCTCGCTCCAGACCAGCTTCGTCGTCGACGACGTGACGCTCCAGGTCGGCTGA
- the fmt gene encoding methionyl-tRNA formyltransferase — MRLVFAGTPAVAVPALEAIAASGHELLAVVTRPDAPAGRGRGLVRSPVGAWADAHGVEVLTPARPREPEFLDRLRELAPDCVPVVAYGALVPPAALEIPRLGWINLHFSLLPAWRGAAPVQHAVLHGDELTGASVFQLEEGLDTGPVYGTVTDEVRPADTSGDLLERLAHSGAGLLVAVLDALAAGTARAEPQPADGVSLAPKLTVEDARVRWADPAFAVDRRIRACTPAPGPWTTFRGDRVKLGPVTAVANGPELKPGELLVEKSRVLAGTGTVPVQLGEVRAAGKKAMSAGDWARGARVAAGEVLA, encoded by the coding sequence ATGCGCCTGGTCTTCGCCGGCACGCCGGCCGTCGCCGTCCCCGCTCTGGAGGCGATCGCCGCCTCCGGTCACGAGCTGCTCGCCGTGGTCACCCGCCCCGACGCGCCCGCCGGCCGGGGGAGGGGCCTGGTCCGCTCCCCGGTCGGGGCCTGGGCCGACGCGCACGGCGTCGAGGTGCTCACCCCGGCCCGGCCGCGCGAGCCCGAGTTCCTCGACCGGCTCCGCGAGCTGGCCCCGGACTGCGTGCCGGTGGTCGCGTACGGCGCGCTGGTGCCGCCGGCGGCGCTGGAGATCCCCCGGCTCGGCTGGATCAACCTGCACTTCTCGCTGCTGCCCGCCTGGCGCGGCGCGGCGCCCGTGCAGCACGCCGTGCTGCACGGCGACGAGCTGACCGGGGCCAGCGTCTTCCAGCTGGAGGAGGGGCTCGACACCGGCCCGGTCTACGGCACCGTCACCGATGAGGTGCGGCCGGCCGACACCTCCGGCGACCTGCTGGAGCGGCTCGCCCACTCCGGCGCCGGGCTGCTGGTCGCGGTGCTCGACGCGCTGGCGGCCGGCACCGCCCGGGCCGAGCCGCAGCCGGCCGACGGGGTCTCGCTGGCGCCGAAGCTGACCGTCGAGGACGCCCGCGTCCGCTGGGCCGACCCGGCCTTCGCGGTCGACCGGCGGATCCGCGCCTGCACCCCGGCCCCCGGCCCGTGGACCACCTTCCGGGGCGACCGGGTCAAGCTCGGCCCGGTCACCGCGGTGGCCAACGGCCCGGAGCTGAAGCCCGGTGAGCTGCTGGTGGAGAAGTCGCGGGTGCTGGCCGGCACGGGCACCGTCCCGGTGCAGCTCGGCGAGGTGCGCGCGGCCGGCAAGAAGGCCATGTCGGCCGGCGACTGGGCGCGCGGCGCCCGGGTCGCGGCCGGCGAGGTGCTCGCGTGA